In the Deinococcus yavapaiensis KR-236 genome, AAAGCAGTTCGTCCTCGGCGCGAAAGGCGCGCACCCAACCGCCCGAGGGCAGGCGCGCGGTGAGGATGCGGTAGCCGTTGACGCGCACGAATCCCTCGATGAGCGGCAAGGTGAGGGGCGGCGTGCCGGACGCGACCGCGCCGTCCTTGCCGAAGGTCACGACCGTGGCGAGGCCGGGCGGCGTCGGTCGACTCACCCGAGGGCGGTTGTCGTTTCGGTCGCTGTCGAAGTTACGCCGAAAGCCTTCGTACGGCTGTGGATACTGCGATCTTCGCACGTCCTCGGCGACGCGCGCGGCGACCCCCGTTCGCAGCGACGCGTCGAGGACCCCGACGAGCGTTCCGCGCACGGAGAAGTACAGCGCGAGAAACATCGCGAGCATCATCGCGGCGGAAACGACGCTCGCGAGGAGGGCGAGGCGCAGGCGGATGTTCACGACAAGCCGCGTCCGAGGCGGTAGCCGGCGCCACGAATCGTCTCGATGATGGCGTCGCCGAGTTTGCGCCGCACCGAACCCACGTAGACGTCCACGATCTTGGCGTCCACGCTACGGTCGGTCGCCCAGAGGCGGTCGAGCAGTCCCGCGCGCGAGAAGGTCCGCCCGGGGTTGAGCGCGAAGCACTCTAGCAAGGCGTACTCGCGGCCCGTCAACGGAACGACCTTGCCCGCGAGGCGCACTTCGTGCGACGTCACGTCGAGGACGGCGCCCGTGGGAAGCTTCACGACGTTGTCGGCGAGGCCGCCCGCGCGGCGCACGAGCGCCATGACGCGCGCGCGCAACTCGCGAAAGTCGAAGGGCTTCGTGAGGTAATCGTCGCCGCCCGACGTGAGACCCGTGACCTTCGAGTCGATGTCGCCGAGCGCCGTGAGAAACAAGATCGGCGTGGCGTTGCCGCTCGAGCGCCACTCCCTGGCGAGCCGGAAGCCCGCGTCGGGACCTTCGGGAAGGCCGACGTCGAGAATCACGAGATCGTAAGGGTAGAGGTCGGCGAACGAGCGGGCGGACGCCGCGTCGGCGACGTGATCGACGATGAGGCTTTCCTCGGCCAGGCCCTCTTTCAGGACCGTGCCGAGGCGAGGATCGTCTTCGACGAGCAGGACGCGCACGATGACCTCAGGTCGCCAGTCGCATGAGGGCGATCACGACGACCGCGCCGCCCACCATGACGAGAAGTGCCTTCACGCGAATCTTGCGCAGGTAGAAGAGCAGCGCGAGGCCCGTGACGGAAATCAGCGTGAGGAAGAGGCCCGACACGTCGATCACCCACGCCCACGCGCTGCCCGCGTCGCGTCCGCGGTGAAGGTCGTTCATGACGGCGACGAAGCCTTGCGCGTCGACGTTCACGCTGTACTTGCCGCTCGGCGCCTCGATCAGCACGTCGGCGGAGTAGCCGGGCGCGCGAAACGAGAGGCTCGCCTCACCCGCGTCGAAACGCGTGTCCTGCGCGCGACCGCGCAAGTTGTGCGCGGCGCGCAAGTCCTCGGCGACCGTCAGCCAATCGACGCTCTCTCCTTGAATCCAACCGCGGGGCAAGGTGCCGCTGAGTTCGCGCCGCGCCTCCATGGAACCGAACGTCCAGTCGGGGTGATTGAGGGTGATGCCCGTCAGCGAGAAGAACAGCACGACGAGCAAGCTGATCATGGACGTGTAGATGTGCAGCCAGCGCAGCGTGGCGTTCGTGCGCGCCTTGAGGGTACGAGGGCGAGGCTTCACCCTCGCCTCGCTCACCTTGGGTTCAGGCGTGCTCGCGGTACTCAAGGATCACTCCGGAGATGTCGTTGTTGCCGTCGAGAGTCTTCTTGAAACCCTTCGCGCCGATCGTGACCTTCTCGCTCACCAAGCTGTACGGACCGTGCTCGCGCGCCGTCTCCACGAAAATCGTGTACTCGCCTTGCGGCAACGGCGCCTTCTTGTCGTCCTTGCCGTCCCACACCAGCGTGTACTTGCCCGGGTTGCGAGTCGGCGCGGACACGGTGTCGACGAGCGTGTCGGTGTTCGTGGCCGATCGGTACCAGCGGCGCAACTCGGGAATGTAGCGCGGCCCGCGTCCTTTGGTTTCCACCCACAGGCTCAAGGTGCGCACTTCCTTGCCGCTCGCGTTTTCGATCCACACCGCGACGTACGGGCGGTTGTAGCGGAAGCCGGACGGCGCGGCGAGTTCGACGGTCACGGCGAGTTCCATGTCGGCGTCCCACTTCGTCGTGGCGGTCGTGCCTTGCGCGAAGGCGGGAAAGCGCGACAAGGCGAGGCCGAAGGTCGCGAGGGCCGCTTGTCCGATGAAGCGGCGGCGAGAGACCGACCGAGCGGCGGGGAAGTTGTCGTTGGAATCGTGGCTCATACGGTCTCCTTGAAGGTGAGGGCGGTGGGGGGCCAAGTACGGTTGGTGTGACGAGCGCGGTCCGACGTGACGAGCAACACGCCCACGCCGACGTCGTCGGCGAGGCGCAAGCCTTCGTGCGGCGGCACGACGCCCACGATGGTGGCGAGAACGTCCGCCGTCAAAGCGTCCTTCGCGAGGACGGACGCCGAGACGACGTGCGAGACGGGTTCGCCGGTGCGCGGATCGAGAACGTGCGAGTACCAAGTTCCGCCGATGTCGAATCCGCGGTGGACGTTGCCGCTCGTCGCGAGCGCCGAGTTCGAGATCGTCACGACGTCGAGCGGACGCGCGTTGTCGGCGGAAGCGAACGGATCGGTGATGCCGGCGCGCACCTCGCCGTGACCGGCGTGACGCAAATCGCCGCCGATGTTGACGAGAACGCTCGACACGCCGGTCACGGCGAGCGCGGCGTTCACCGCGCGGTCGACGATGTAACCTTTGGCGATCGCGTTGAGGTCGGGACCGCCGGGCGTGGCGTTGCGGGCGCCGCGCTCGTCGATCTCGAACGGTTCGTCGCGCAGCGTTCGCGCGAGGACGGCGAGGACGTCGAGCGACGGGCGTTCTCCACGCCGCGCCGCCTCTCGCCAAGCGTCCGCGAGGAGGCCCGCGCCCGGATGAAACGCGCCGTTCGAACGCTGCCACCACGCGCGCGCTTCGCGCAACACGAAGGCGAGGTCGCTCGACACGGCGCGGCGCTCGCGAGTGCGGCTCCAAACGCGCAACTCGCTGTCTTCGCGGTAACGGCTGAAGATCCCTTCGAGGCGGTCGACTTCGCGCAGCGACGCGTCGCGGGCGTCGAGCGCCTTGCCGCGCGTGGACGCGACGATCCGCAACTGCAGGGCCGTTCCGAGGACGCCTTCGACGATCTCGTCGTGCCGCACGTCGCGGCGCGGCCAGCTCAGGCGCATCCTCGTTCCTTTCCGTGGTGAAGTCGTCCCGTCACCGCCCCATGCTGCCGCAGGGTTGTAAAAGTTCGGTAAAAAAATTGTGTGTCTTTCGAGTACGAGCGCTCGCCACTCGACCTTCACGCCTCGGCGACGAGCGCCCGACGCAATTTCGTCTCGTCCACGGTGACGTTTCGCAGTTCGTCGAGCCAAAGCTCACCGTCGTGCAAGGTCGGCAGGGCGGTGGTGACGTCCTCCTCGAGCTTCAAGAAGAAGCTGAGCTCGCTGGGATGGTCGACTTCCGCGTGGCTCGCGACGAGGGCGGCGTGAATCGTGCCGAGCGTCGTGGACGCTTGCGAGCCGATCATGACGCCCTTGCCGCGCGCGCGCGCGATCTCGAGCATCTCCAGCGACGACGTGAAGCCGGTGCGCGCCGTCTTCACGTTGAGGATGTCGAAGGTGTCGAAGTCGAGCTCGCGCTCGAGGTCGGGCAAGGTGAAGCACGAATCGTCGGCGACGATCGGCAAGATGCCTTCGGCCTTCAGCGTGGCGCGCGCGCGCAAGGCGCGAACGGGCAGCGGTTCTTCGACGTACAGCAAGCCCGCGTCGCGCATGGCGCGCAGAGCCGCCCTCGCTCCTTCGGGCGTCAAGGTCTCGTTGCTGTCCGCGTAGAGATCCACGCCGTGCCCTTCGAATTCGTGCGCGAGGGCCGAGATCACTTGCAGGTCCCGCGCGTGGTCGCGTCCCACCTTGACCTTCAAGACGCGCACGCCCGCCGCCACGACGCGCTTCGCCTCGTTCAGCATGTCGGCCTTCGAGGCGATGCCGAGGATGAACGACGCGCGCACGCGCCGCTGGGGTCCGAGCAGGGCGTCGAAGAGGGTCGTGCCGTTCACGGCGGCCCGAGCGTCCCACAACGCCATGTCGAGCGCGCCGCGCGCGGCGTGATTGTTGGCGACGCTGCCGAGCACGCGGGCGAGGCCCGCCTCGTCACGCACGTCGAGTCCCACGAGGCGTTCCGTGAGGTGGTCGACGATGCCACGGATACTCGCGACCGTCTCGCCGTAAATGGTGGGCCGCGGCGGCGCCTCCGATTGCCCGAGCGCCCCGCCCGCGACGTGAACGCGGATCAAGACGTGCTCGGCGGCGTCGAGCCGCGAGTGCGCGCCCCATTGAAGGGCGCCCTTGAGCGGCAGGCGGTACGGCAGGGCCTCGACACGCTTGATCGTGGTCACAGCCACTCCATGACGCGGCGCGCAATTTCTCGAGCGTCGTACCGAACCGTGTCGAGAATCAAGGCTCGTTCGGACGGCAAGCCTTCCAGCACGCGCACGGTCGCTTCGGGGTCGTAGTTGCGCCGCTCCGTCACGACGATACGCGTCTTGGCGGCGAGGTCGGCCGAGTCCACGTCGAGGCGGGCCAAGGCGTCGAGGGTCTCGTCGTCGAACACGTCACGCACGTCGGCAATGGCGTTCAAGGCTTCGCGGGCGGTCGCGGCCGTGTCCGCCTGCTCGACGGCGTCGAACGCGTCGCCGCGACCGAGCAGGCGACGGACGCGCACGAAGTCGGGCGCCGTGAGGGCCACGAAGCGCGCGAGCGGCAAGTGCCGAGCGGCGTGCGTCACCTCGTTCACGCCCCGCAGCCCATCGAAGAGCAGGACTTCGGCGTCGTTCGGAACGCGAAGCGCCGCGAGCGCCTCGGCCATGCCGCCCGGATGCGCTTGGCGGTAGGCGGCGGTGAGGCGGAAGCGTTCCTCGCGGTCGGTCACGGGCGCGCCCACGAACGGTTCGATCATCACGGCGTCCGTCACGGCGCGGCGGTCGGGCAGCAAGGTGAACGGCACGCCGAGGTCGCGCATCGCGCCGAGAACGGTGCTCTTGCCGACGCCCGTCACACCGACGAGCACCACGACGGGTACGTCGCGCACCCGTCGTTCGCTTCGCGCCGCGTCGCCCGTCCATCCTGTTCCTTCCTGAAGTCGGTCGGTCATCGGTTCAGTCTAGGACGGAGCGCCGAAGCGTTCGGCACTCACTTCTAAGCGAAAAGCAGCATTGTGAAGATTGTGTAAGAACGACGCCGTTACGCTGGCGATGTCGTATGCCCGATGAGCCCGCCGCTTCCCTTCCCCGACTGCACGACGGGCTGCTCGAGCGATACAGAGCTTTCGTGGCGGCCCTCGGCGTGCTGTTCTCGTGCCGCTCGGCACAGGACATCGTCCGGGTCGCGCACGAACAGTTGCTCGCGATTTTCGACGCCCCGATCCTCGTGATCGCGTGGACGCGCGAGCAAGGCGGCTGGTTCTGCCAGATGCGCGAAGGCGACGAGCTGTACGAAAGCGAAATTCCGGCGCGAAACGACGGGTTGTTCGAGCGGGTGCTGGCGGGAACGTTCGAGGCGACGGGCGACGTGTTGGAGTACGCCAGAACGCACGACCTGTTTCTTCGCGAACTTCGCGACGACGACGACGACGACTGGTCGAGGTCTTGGATGGGCGTGCCGCTCGTGATCGACGGACGGACGCGCGGCGTGCTGTCCTTGCAATCGTACGAGCCCAACGCCTTTCACGCCGAGGACTTGGAGTTGCTGCGCGTCATGGCCGCACATCTCGGCGTCGCGTTCGAAAACGCGGAGTTGCGCACGAAGCTGGAAGCCCAAGCGCACACTGACGCCCTCACCGACTTGCCGAACCGACGCGCGTTCGACGAGGCCCTGGAGACCTCGTGGCACGCCACCGCCGAGTGGACGCTCGTCGTGCTGGACGTCCAGGAATTCAAGGCAATCAACGATACCTTCGGGCACGACGTGGGAGACGCGGTGTTGCGCGAACTCGCTCGATTGCTGGCGAGCGTCCCGACGAGTCCGGAAGGCGCCTTTCGCCTCGGCGGAGACGAGTTCGCGTTGCTGCTGCGCGGAGACGGGAAGGCCGCCGCGCATCGTTTGAACGCGTGGTTCGAGGCCGTCGAGCGGTTCTCTTGGCCTCACGGGCACCACGTCGGCGTCAACGCGGGCGCGTGCGAACGACGTGAGGCGTCCAACGCCGAGACTTGGCTTCGTCTCGCCGACCGCCGCATGTACGAGGCGAAGGCGCGCCGCGCGCCGTGGTGACGCTTCGCGCGACGTGCCAAACTCACTTTCGTTTTCCCTCCGGGACGCTACCTTTGCGCCTGTTGCCGTGAACCGTCGCGTGCAACGCTCTTATCCAGAGCACGTCAGGGACCTGGCCCTTCGAAGCGTGCAGCAACCGACCCTCATCACGGTCAAGGTGCTTTCCAGCCTGAAGCGCGCCGACGATGGCATGACGCTTCGGGAGCGATAAGAGAAGGGTCGCACGCCAAATGCCGTCCCCTTCTCGACACATCTTCGGGAAGGGGACGTCTCGTTTCATCCTCCCACCCGCCGTTCGTGCGCTCGGGAGGGCGCTTCTCGTGATCGAATTCCAGCACGTCCACAAAACGTACGAAGGCGGGCACGTCGCCCTGCAAGACTTGAGCCTCGAGGTGAAGGCGGGAAGCGCCTTCGGAATCATCGGTGAGAGCGGCGCGGGCAAAAGCACCGTCACCCGCCTCATCTCGGGCCTCGAAGTTCCGTCGAGCGGCGAAGTGCGCGTCCTCGGGCAAAATCTCGCGGCGCTCGCGGGCCGTGAGCGCCGCGCCGTGCAAAGCAAGATCGGCATGGTCTTCCAGCACTTCAACCTCCTCGCGCAGCGCACCGCTGCCGGAAACGTCGCCTTGCCGCTCGAACTCGCCGGCGTGCCGAAAAAGAAGCGTGACGCTCGCGTGCGTGAAGTGCTCGACCTCGTCGGGCTCTCCGCCTTCGCCGAACGTTACCCCGCGCAACTGTCAGGCGGGCAAAAGCAACGCGTCGGCATCGCCCGCGCCCTCGCGCTCGAACCGCGCCTCCTGATCGCCGACGAGGCGACGTCCGCGCTCGACCCGGCGACGAGCGCGAGCATCCTGCGTCTTCTGCGCGACGTGCAGACCAAGACGGGCCTCACGCTCGTGATCGTCACGCACCAGATGGAAGTCGTGCGCGCCGCTTGCACGCACGTCGCCGTGATGGAGCGCGGCGTGCTCGTGGAAAGCGGCGAGGCGAACGAGGTGCTGCGCCGCCCCGCGCACGCGGCGACGCGCGCCCTCCTCAACGCGCACAAGCCCGACGTGACGCTCGCGCCGCACGAGACGCTCGCGCGCGTGACCATCGAAGGCGGCCTCGGCACCGAGGTCCTCGCGCGGCTCGCCGCGTCGAAGGTGCGCGTCGTGAGCGTCGAGCCGATCGAAGGCGCGGCGGACGTGTGGCTCGCCTTGCCCGAAGGCGTCAACGAACGAGCGGTCCTCGGCGTGGAGGTGGCGGCGTGAACGACATGCTGCGAGACCTCCTCGTGCAAGGCACGCTCGAAACCCTCGGGATGGTCGTGCCGAGCGCCCTCGTCGCGCAACTCCTCGGAACGCTGCTCGGCGTGCTCCTCGTGATCACGCGGCCCGGCCACCTCAAGCCCAACGCGCCGTTGCACCGCGTCTTGGGACTCGTGATGAACGTCGGACGATCGCTGCCGTTCATCATCTTGCTCGTCGTGCTGATTCCGTTCACGCGCCTCGTCACGGGCACGTCCATCGGTTCCACGGCGGCCATCGTGCCGCTCACGGTCGCCGCGATTCCCTTCGTGGCACGCCTCGTGGAAAGCGCCCTCCTCGAAGTTCCCAACGGCGTTCTCGAAGCGGTGCGCGTGATGGGCGCCCGCAACGGACAGATCATCTTCAAGGTGCTGCTGCCCGAAGCGAGAAGCGCGCTCGTCCTGGGATTCACCGTCATGACCATCAGCCTCGTCGGCTACTCGGCGATGGCGGGCGCGATCGGGGGCGGCGGCCTCGGCGACCTCGCCATTCGATACGGTTATCAACGCTTCGAAACGACCGTCATGATCGCCACCGTCGTCATCCTGGTCGTCCTCGTGCAAGCCTTGCAACTTCTCGGCGACTTCGTCGCCCGTAAACTCGACCACCGCTGAACTCAAGGAGTTTCATCATGAATAAAATCGCCATTCTCGCTGCCCTGCTCTCCTCTACCGCCTTCGCCGGAACGCTGCGCGTCGGAGCCACGCCTGTTCCGCACGCCGAGATCCTGAACTTCGTCAAGCCGATCCTCGCCAAGCAAGGCGTGACCCTCGAAATCCGCGAGTTCACCGACTACGTGCAGCCGAACCTCGCGCTCGCCGACGGCAGCATCGACGTGAACTTCTTCCAGCACGTGCCGTACCTCGACGAGTTCCAGAAGAATCGGCCGCTCGGCATCGTCGCGTCCACGAAGGTGCACGTCGAGCCCATGGGCGTCTACAGCAAGAAGCTCACGAGCCTCAAGACCATCAAGGCGGGCGCGACGATCGCCATTCCCAACGACCCGAGCAACTCGGGGCGCGCCTTGAAGCTTCTGGAGCGCGCGGGCCTCATTCGCCTGCGTAAAGAGGCGGGGATCAAGGCCACCGTCCTCGACATCACCACGAACGTCAAGAAGCTGAAGTTTCGCGAACTCGAAGCCGCGCAACTGCCCCGCGCCCTGCAAGACGTAGACGCCGCCGTCATCAACACGAACTACGCGCTCGAAGCGGGCTTCAATCCTGTCAAGGACAGCTTGTTCATCGAAGGCAAGCAAAGCCCGTACGCGAACGTCCTCGCCGTGAAGCCCGCCACACTGAAGAACCCCGACTTCATCAAGTTGCAAAAGGTGCTCAACAGCGCCGAGGTGAAAGCCTTCATCCAAAAGCAGTACAAGGGCGCGGTCGTTCCCGCCTTCTGAATCTCCCCAATCCTCTCGGGGAGGCGCCCCGCGGCGCCTCCCCGCATCGTTTTCAGGCGTCGCCCGTTTGAGCGTGGGGCGCGGCGACGGGCTTGGATTCCGGCGAGCCTTTCTGCCGCAGCACGATCGACAGCAGCACGATCGACGCGACCGCCAGAAACTCGCTTTGCCAGTTCTGCAGCGACTGGAACCAAAAGGTGGAAGACGTCATGAACTCCGCGAGGTCGATGGGCCGCTGACCGTGCGCGATCGCCTCCAAGTTGCGCTCGTCCATGCCGCTCCACCCGTGCAAAACGAACGAAATCGCGAAGAGCGTGAAGAACGCGATGCTGAGCGAGTTCTGGTACAGCGCCAAAGCGAGCCCGCCGCGCTTGACGGGACCCGGAACGTCCGGGCGGTCCTGGAACTCCAGCGGGTCTTGATCGACGGGTTCCTCCTCGTCGATCTTTTTCGATTCCGCCGAGCCTTTCTGGCGCAGCCACACCGTCAAGAGGACGTACGCACCCATCTGAAGGAACTCGCTTTCCCAATTTTCGGTCGTGGCTTCCCAAAAATGCGCCGTGCCGAGATAGCGCGAGAAGGTCACGTCCGTGCCACCATGATCTTCTCGGTCCGAGTTGAAGTCTCGCCATCCCACGAGGGACTGACCGACCCAGAGCATGAGGAAGATCGCGACGACGACGATCCCGAGGTTGTTTTCACGCCAGAAGCGTTGCATGCCGACCTCCTTCGCTTGCCTGCCTTTCCCCGAGCATGAGGGATTGTAGCCACGCCCGCCATGAGGCGCCCTTGAGCGAGCCGCCAGAAGATCTACAGGAACGCGCTCGACCGAACAGCCTGAAGAAAGCGCCAATTTCCTTCCCAGCTCGATCGCCCAGAATGAACGCATGAAGGACCTTGTGCAACAACTCCTCTTTATGGCGATGACGGACGCGACGGGCGGCGCTCGCGGCGGTGACAACCTCGACGGCGTCGACGCGAACGACGAGACGGACGCCATGAGCGGCGGCGACGCGACGTCCGAGGACGGCGACATTCCCGGCGTGGCCGACGAACCCGACACCGAGTACGACGATCCCGACGCGGACTCCGACGCGACGAGTTCCGAAGGCGGAGACGACCAGCCGTATCCCGGCTACGTTCCCGACGACGTCGTGGCCGCGCCCGGCCAAATCGACGAGAACGAGATCGACAATCAGCGAATGGGCGAGGCGGCGATGCGCGACCTCGGCATCGATCCGAAGATGCGCGAAGAAATGCTCGACAACGCCGTCGCCTACGGTCTCGACGTCGAACCGACGAACGTGAACGACGAGCGCGCCTTCGACGACGGCCTGCCCGGCTCGTGGTCGGACTTCAGCGCCGTCACCGAGGACGCTCCGGAAGGAACGACGCGCCTCGCCGATCCGAACGACGACGCGGGCGGCGACGTGAAAGGTCCCCGAGTCGGCGGCGCGGGCGGCTTCGACGGCGGTCCCGCTCGAACGACGCCCCTTCCCGGCAGCGACGACGAGTAACGCTTCCAAGTACTGAAAGGCCCGCGCGGCCCGCACATCCCCGAAGTGAGCCGCGACGGGCTTTCTTCGCCTTCTCGCGATGCACCTCCCGGCGCGCGGTCGGGCCCGAAGTCTGGCGGACCGCGTTTTATGAGTATCATGACGCATGAGCGCCACGGAAGTCGTTCCGTTCGATTGGCATCGGATGTTCATCGGAGACGCGCCGTGGCTGTTTCTGCTCGAAATCGTCTTCAGGACGCTCTTGATGTACGGTTGGCTGCTGCTGCTGCTGCGCATCGTCGGGCGGCGCGGCTTGGCGCAACTTTCCATCGTGGAGTTCGCGATCGTCATCGCGCTCGGTTCGGCCGTCGGTGACGCGCCCTTCTACCCGGACGTGCCCCTGCTGCACGCCATGCTCGTCGTGGCCGTCGTCGTGTTCTTGCAGTGGGGCCTCGCGCAACTCATCAACCGAAGCGAAAAAGTCGAGACGTTCATGGAAGGCCGTCCGACGCTCGTCGTGGACGGAGGCCGCGTGAACTTGCAAGGCCTCAAAGACGTCAGCCTCTCCAGCGAGGAGTTGTTCGAACGCCTACGGCTCGCCGGGGTGACGCAACTCGGCGAGGTGCGCTTCGCGTTCGTGGAGCAAGGCGGCAACCTCAGCATCTTTCGCTTCGAGGCGCGGTCCGTGCGACTCGGGCTTCCGATCGTGCCGCCGCAAGACCTCGTCGATTCGGACGCGCTGGAGAACGAAGCGCGCGCCGACGATCCGCACGCCTGCACGAACTGCGGCGACGTCGAGGCTTCACGGCCCGCCGGACCTTGCCCCCGTTGCGGTCAACGGCGTTGGATTCCCGCGAAGGTCGACGCGTTCGAGGATGCGTGAGCCGCGCGCTCGTGCGACCTCGTGCCAGCAGGGCGGCCGGGTCTCACCGAACGTACGAAGCTCCGTTGAGGTCCAGCGTCGCCCCGGTCATGTGCCGCGCGAGGCCCGACGCGAGAAACGCCACGGTATTCGCGACTTCCTCGGGCGGCACCACGTCTCCCAGCGGGATGTCGCGCGCGATGTCGGCGGCGTGCTCGCGCAAGTATCCTTCGGCCATCTCGGTGCGAACCCAACCGGGCGCCACGGCGTACGCCAAGATGCCGTCGGGCGCGTACCCACGCGCGATCGA is a window encoding:
- a CDS encoding response regulator transcription factor, producing the protein MRVLLVEDDPRLGTVLKEGLAEESLIVDHVADAASARSFADLYPYDLVILDVGLPEGPDAGFRLAREWRSSGNATPILFLTALGDIDSKVTGLTSGGDDYLTKPFDFRELRARVMALVRRAGGLADNVVKLPTGAVLDVTSHEVRLAGKVVPLTGREYALLECFALNPGRTFSRAGLLDRLWATDRSVDAKIVDVYVGSVRRKLGDAIIETIRGAGYRLGRGLS
- a CDS encoding PepSY-associated TM helix domain-containing protein; translation: MKPRPRTLKARTNATLRWLHIYTSMISLLVVLFFSLTGITLNHPDWTFGSMEARRELSGTLPRGWIQGESVDWLTVAEDLRAAHNLRGRAQDTRFDAGEASLSFRAPGYSADVLIEAPSGKYSVNVDAQGFVAVMNDLHRGRDAGSAWAWVIDVSGLFLTLISVTGLALLFYLRKIRVKALLVMVGGAVVVIALMRLAT
- a CDS encoding DUF2271 domain-containing protein, translating into MSHDSNDNFPAARSVSRRRFIGQAALATFGLALSRFPAFAQGTTATTKWDADMELAVTVELAAPSGFRYNRPYVAVWIENASGKEVRTLSLWVETKGRGPRYIPELRRWYRSATNTDTLVDTVSAPTRNPGKYTLVWDGKDDKKAPLPQGEYTIFVETAREHGPYSLVSEKVTIGAKGFKKTLDGNNDISGVILEYREHA
- a CDS encoding FAD:protein FMN transferase, coding for MRLSWPRRDVRHDEIVEGVLGTALQLRIVASTRGKALDARDASLREVDRLEGIFSRYREDSELRVWSRTRERRAVSSDLAFVLREARAWWQRSNGAFHPGAGLLADAWREAARRGERPSLDVLAVLARTLRDEPFEIDERGARNATPGGPDLNAIAKGYIVDRAVNAALAVTGVSSVLVNIGGDLRHAGHGEVRAGITDPFASADNARPLDVVTISNSALATSGNVHRGFDIGGTWYSHVLDPRTGEPVSHVVSASVLAKDALTADVLATIVGVVPPHEGLRLADDVGVGVLLVTSDRARHTNRTWPPTALTFKETV
- a CDS encoding enolase C-terminal domain-like protein yields the protein MTTIKRVEALPYRLPLKGALQWGAHSRLDAAEHVLIRVHVAGGALGQSEAPPRPTIYGETVASIRGIVDHLTERLVGLDVRDEAGLARVLGSVANNHAARGALDMALWDARAAVNGTTLFDALLGPQRRVRASFILGIASKADMLNEAKRVVAAGVRVLKVKVGRDHARDLQVISALAHEFEGHGVDLYADSNETLTPEGARAALRAMRDAGLLYVEEPLPVRALRARATLKAEGILPIVADDSCFTLPDLERELDFDTFDILNVKTARTGFTSSLEMLEIARARGKGVMIGSQASTTLGTIHAALVASHAEVDHPSELSFFLKLEEDVTTALPTLHDGELWLDELRNVTVDETKLRRALVAEA
- a CDS encoding AAA family ATPase yields the protein MTDRLQEGTGWTGDAARSERRVRDVPVVVLVGVTGVGKSTVLGAMRDLGVPFTLLPDRRAVTDAVMIEPFVGAPVTDREERFRLTAAYRQAHPGGMAEALAALRVPNDAEVLLFDGLRGVNEVTHAARHLPLARFVALTAPDFVRVRRLLGRGDAFDAVEQADTAATAREALNAIADVRDVFDDETLDALARLDVDSADLAAKTRIVVTERRNYDPEATVRVLEGLPSERALILDTVRYDAREIARRVMEWL
- a CDS encoding GGDEF domain-containing protein, giving the protein MPDEPAASLPRLHDGLLERYRAFVAALGVLFSCRSAQDIVRVAHEQLLAIFDAPILVIAWTREQGGWFCQMREGDELYESEIPARNDGLFERVLAGTFEATGDVLEYARTHDLFLRELRDDDDDDWSRSWMGVPLVIDGRTRGVLSLQSYEPNAFHAEDLELLRVMAAHLGVAFENAELRTKLEAQAHTDALTDLPNRRAFDEALETSWHATAEWTLVVLDVQEFKAINDTFGHDVGDAVLRELARLLASVPTSPEGAFRLGGDEFALLLRGDGKAAAHRLNAWFEAVERFSWPHGHHVGVNAGACERREASNAETWLRLADRRMYEAKARRAPW
- a CDS encoding methionine ABC transporter ATP-binding protein, with translation MIEFQHVHKTYEGGHVALQDLSLEVKAGSAFGIIGESGAGKSTVTRLISGLEVPSSGEVRVLGQNLAALAGRERRAVQSKIGMVFQHFNLLAQRTAAGNVALPLELAGVPKKKRDARVREVLDLVGLSAFAERYPAQLSGGQKQRVGIARALALEPRLLIADEATSALDPATSASILRLLRDVQTKTGLTLVIVTHQMEVVRAACTHVAVMERGVLVESGEANEVLRRPAHAATRALLNAHKPDVTLAPHETLARVTIEGGLGTEVLARLAASKVRVVSVEPIEGAADVWLALPEGVNERAVLGVEVAA
- a CDS encoding methionine ABC transporter permease, with the protein product MLRDLLVQGTLETLGMVVPSALVAQLLGTLLGVLLVITRPGHLKPNAPLHRVLGLVMNVGRSLPFIILLVVLIPFTRLVTGTSIGSTAAIVPLTVAAIPFVARLVESALLEVPNGVLEAVRVMGARNGQIIFKVLLPEARSALVLGFTVMTISLVGYSAMAGAIGGGGLGDLAIRYGYQRFETTVMIATVVILVVLVQALQLLGDFVARKLDHR
- a CDS encoding MetQ/NlpA family ABC transporter substrate-binding protein, which gives rise to MNKIAILAALLSSTAFAGTLRVGATPVPHAEILNFVKPILAKQGVTLEIREFTDYVQPNLALADGSIDVNFFQHVPYLDEFQKNRPLGIVASTKVHVEPMGVYSKKLTSLKTIKAGATIAIPNDPSNSGRALKLLERAGLIRLRKEAGIKATVLDITTNVKKLKFRELEAAQLPRALQDVDAAVINTNYALEAGFNPVKDSLFIEGKQSPYANVLAVKPATLKNPDFIKLQKVLNSAEVKAFIQKQYKGAVVPAF
- a CDS encoding DUF6766 family protein is translated as MQRFWRENNLGIVVVAIFLMLWVGQSLVGWRDFNSDREDHGGTDVTFSRYLGTAHFWEATTENWESEFLQMGAYVLLTVWLRQKGSAESKKIDEEEPVDQDPLEFQDRPDVPGPVKRGGLALALYQNSLSIAFFTLFAISFVLHGWSGMDERNLEAIAHGQRPIDLAEFMTSSTFWFQSLQNWQSEFLAVASIVLLSIVLRQKGSPESKPVAAPHAQTGDA
- a CDS encoding DUF421 domain-containing protein, with the translated sequence MSATEVVPFDWHRMFIGDAPWLFLLEIVFRTLLMYGWLLLLLRIVGRRGLAQLSIVEFAIVIALGSAVGDAPFYPDVPLLHAMLVVAVVVFLQWGLAQLINRSEKVETFMEGRPTLVVDGGRVNLQGLKDVSLSSEELFERLRLAGVTQLGEVRFAFVEQGGNLSIFRFEARSVRLGLPIVPPQDLVDSDALENEARADDPHACTNCGDVEASRPAGPCPRCGQRRWIPAKVDAFEDA